In Candidatus Hydrogenedens sp., one genomic interval encodes:
- a CDS encoding DUF4914 family protein, translating into MRKIERNWKNVKMPEQIKNILSKSKKVSVATSINELIEIACGSSAPDAQFKVEYDIPGIGNYHEATVNRVRNGVCVNYTEPYMRRRDPDCTFIGDKEPTDKPYFEDVFGYPFEKLAEETFAWLQTQELIMFGFMAGGDFLGKQAFAIAPANAGFFALGLALLQGIVSWDVLTTKFDPKLIMYIAPVFRHTHFNKKQVVVHHRGKEYYEIFSYNLYPGPSAKKGVYGYLLHLGEQEGWITTHSSTVQVITPYDNVVTILHEGASGGGKSEMLESIHREEDGRILVGTNIQTNEQILLELPRACALRPVSDDMALCHPSFQRGDGKITVTDAEKGWFIRVNHIGRYGMDLTFEALTAQPPEPLLFLNINAVPNSRAMIWEHTEDEPGIPCPNPRVIVPRRIMPNVINKPVSVDIRSFGVRTPPCTKEKPSYGIIGMFHLLPSALGWLWRLVAPRGHDNPSIVHTEGMTSEGVGSYWPFATGKYVHHANLLLDQILASPRVYHILCPNQHIGAWKVGFAPQWLAREYLARRGIARFKPTQLVNSRCPLLGHTLKTVRIEGEILPNFLFETYYQPEVDEEAYDEGAEILYNFFRNELKKYITPDLHPLGKTIIECFMDRGFLNDYMTLLPTPYIDTSQD; encoded by the coding sequence ATGCGAAAGATAGAAAGAAACTGGAAAAATGTAAAAATGCCAGAACAAATAAAGAATATTTTGTCAAAATCAAAGAAAGTTTCTGTTGCTACATCTATTAATGAATTAATTGAAATAGCCTGTGGTTCTTCCGCACCGGATGCCCAGTTCAAAGTTGAATATGATATTCCAGGAATAGGTAATTATCACGAAGCCACCGTTAATCGCGTTAGGAACGGTGTTTGTGTAAATTATACAGAACCCTATATGAGAAGAAGGGACCCTGATTGCACATTCATTGGAGACAAAGAGCCCACAGATAAACCCTATTTTGAGGATGTGTTTGGCTATCCTTTTGAAAAACTTGCAGAGGAAACCTTTGCCTGGCTCCAAACTCAGGAATTAATTATGTTTGGTTTTATGGCAGGGGGTGATTTTTTAGGGAAACAGGCTTTCGCAATTGCTCCTGCTAATGCGGGTTTCTTTGCTTTAGGTTTAGCACTGCTTCAAGGAATTGTCTCGTGGGATGTGTTGACTACTAAATTTGACCCGAAACTGATTATGTATATTGCCCCTGTTTTTCGTCATACGCATTTTAACAAAAAACAGGTTGTTGTCCATCACCGAGGAAAAGAATATTACGAAATCTTTTCCTACAATTTATATCCGGGTCCCAGTGCTAAGAAAGGGGTTTATGGATACCTGCTACATTTAGGGGAGCAGGAAGGTTGGATAACAACGCATAGTTCCACAGTTCAGGTAATTACCCCTTATGACAATGTGGTAACCATTTTACATGAAGGCGCCAGTGGTGGTGGAAAAAGTGAGATGCTCGAATCCATACATCGTGAGGAAGATGGTCGTATTTTGGTAGGGACAAATATCCAAACTAATGAGCAAATTTTATTAGAATTACCCCGTGCTTGTGCTTTGAGACCTGTAAGTGATGATATGGCTCTTTGTCATCCTTCCTTCCAGCGTGGAGATGGAAAAATCACTGTAACCGATGCGGAAAAAGGTTGGTTTATTCGTGTAAATCATATAGGTAGGTATGGGATGGACCTTACCTTTGAGGCACTTACAGCACAACCACCAGAACCTTTGTTATTCCTGAATATTAATGCGGTTCCCAATTCTCGTGCTATGATATGGGAACACACAGAAGACGAACCAGGCATACCCTGTCCCAATCCACGCGTAATTGTCCCTCGCCGTATTATGCCCAATGTTATCAACAAGCCCGTTTCTGTGGATATTCGCAGTTTTGGTGTACGAACACCTCCATGCACCAAAGAGAAACCTTCTTATGGTATTATTGGTATGTTCCACCTTTTACCATCGGCATTAGGTTGGCTATGGCGTTTGGTGGCTCCACGAGGACATGATAACCCTTCTATCGTCCATACCGAAGGGATGACCTCCGAAGGAGTTGGCTCTTATTGGCCCTTTGCTACTGGAAAGTATGTACATCATGCAAACCTATTACTCGACCAAATTTTAGCCAGTCCGCGGGTATATCATATCCTCTGCCCTAACCAGCATATAGGTGCCTGGAAAGTTGGTTTTGCACCCCAATGGTTAGCCCGAGAATACCTCGCACGGAGAGGAATTGCTCGTTTTAAGCCCACTCAATTGGTTAATTCGCGATGTCCGTTATTGGGACATACCTTAAAAACAGTTAGAATTGAAGGGGAGATTTTGCCTAACTTCTTATTTGAGACTTATTATCAACCAGAAGTGGATGAAGAAGCCTATGATGAAGGTGCTGAAATCCTTTATAACTTTTTCCGTAACGAGTTAAAGAAATACATCACCCCGGATTTACATCCGTTAGGAAAGACAATTATCGAGTGTTTTATGGACCGCGGATTTTTAAACGATTACATGACACTCCTCCCAACTCCCTATATTGATACCTCTCAGGATTAA